A single genomic interval of bacterium harbors:
- a CDS encoding bacteriohemerythrin, whose product MHQLIKWQKSMSVHVSELDDQHKEMISIINNLYLVLKEDADARRIQDIVSQLQTYEKCHFEAEEALMVHCGYPGLEEHKAMHAVMQKKMAEFKTGLENGDVLPLVKLLPFLVEYLHDHIIKQDGKFAEFLRRHKSCAKQLPDKFPEKST is encoded by the coding sequence ATGCATCAATTAATTAAATGGCAGAAATCAATGAGTGTCCATGTTTCGGAATTGGATGATCAGCATAAGGAAATGATTTCCATAATTAATAATTTGTATTTGGTATTAAAAGAAGATGCGGATGCACGACGCATCCAGGACATTGTTTCTCAACTGCAAACTTATGAAAAATGTCATTTTGAAGCAGAAGAGGCACTCATGGTGCACTGCGGTTACCCGGGGTTGGAAGAACACAAAGCGATGCATGCTGTTATGCAAAAAAAAATGGCTGAATTTAAAACGGGGCTGGAAAATGGAGATGTGCTGCCTTTGGTTAAATTACTTCCTTTTTTGGTAGAGTATTTGCATGATCATATCATTAAGCAGGATGGAAAGTTTGCTGAGTTTTTGCGCCGCCATAAGAGTTGCGCTAAACAATTGCCGGATAAGTTCCCGGAAAAATCCACCTGA
- a CDS encoding HDOD domain-containing protein has protein sequence MQQKIDPTTMVSLPPLPVSVLHLTELISQGSYNIEEITQVIELDPVLTASVLRWANSSWSSAQIEINNIWDAVVRLGSENVLKLAVGHHMMANMRNRCGKSDLSEDRLWKHSVSTGFAVEAIRNVVRISIPHIAFTAAIMHDMGKVVISRQMGYQETNAAISGYMEKHQTDEQTAEKEVMGMDHVAMGSMIAEQWNIPGTIRQVIAEHHRPDDHPDRLVDVITLANYMSRQMGFSSYTCSGPEISMIRVLQRLEMEPSMLEKAYELTKAAYEKTADKWGCR, from the coding sequence ATGCAACAAAAAATCGATCCAACCACCATGGTGAGTTTACCACCCTTGCCGGTTTCGGTTCTGCATTTGACGGAGTTGATTTCTCAGGGAAGTTATAATATCGAGGAGATCACGCAGGTCATTGAGCTCGATCCGGTACTGACCGCCAGTGTATTGCGCTGGGCCAATTCATCTTGGAGCTCGGCTCAGATTGAGATTAATAATATATGGGATGCGGTGGTCCGCTTGGGGTCGGAAAATGTTCTTAAGCTGGCAGTCGGGCATCACATGATGGCCAACATGCGAAATCGCTGCGGGAAGAGTGATTTGTCCGAGGATAGGCTTTGGAAACATAGTGTGTCAACCGGATTTGCTGTGGAAGCTATTCGGAATGTCGTGCGTATTTCCATTCCTCATATTGCTTTTACTGCAGCGATCATGCATGACATGGGTAAGGTGGTGATCAGCCGGCAGATGGGATATCAAGAAACCAACGCAGCGATCAGCGGTTATATGGAAAAACACCAAACAGATGAACAGACGGCGGAAAAAGAAGTGATGGGTATGGATCATGTCGCGATGGGGAGCATGATTGCCGAACAGTGGAATATTCCCGGAACCATCCGCCAGGTTATTGCAGAGCATCACCGGCCGGATGATCATCCGGATCGGTTGGTGGATGTTATTACCTTGGCCAATTATATGAGCCGACAAATGGGATTTTCCAGTTATACATGCAGCGGGCCTGAAATCAGTATGATCCGTGTTTTACAGCGATTAGAGATGGAACCGTCCATGTTGGAGAAAGCATATGAATTGACAAAGGCAGCGTATGAAAAAACCGCTGATAAGTGGGGCTGTCGTTGA
- a CDS encoding U32 family peptidase, protein MHTHPKLLAPAGNDESLQAAIQGGCDAVYFGVEALNMRAKNTVTFSLSEINRVAGQCRKAGIQSYLTLNTVLYDHELDQARQIIDTAKQSGINGVIVSDMAALLYCHQQGLEAHISTQLSVSNLESVLFFSQYADRIVLARELSLAQVAHITREIQTRQLTGPAGRLLEIELFAHGAMCVAVSGRCAMSLYLHNASANRGQCLQPCRRQYRVMDTEDNLELVLNNNYVMSPKDLNTIHILDKIAASGVSVLKIEGRTRSAEYVYWVTKAYRSALDALVAGTYSPALTQSLEQDLKKIYHRGYAEGFYLGMDSSQWSGKHGSHATHRKVYCGKVLNYYPKAFAAWVKIEACDLANGDEIIIIGPTTGVVTFKLEGMQKEDKPICRAKPGEDVTFKVPKRIRTNDRVHIFRAIPPTL, encoded by the coding sequence ATGCATACCCATCCCAAACTTTTAGCCCCGGCCGGCAATGATGAATCATTACAGGCCGCGATTCAAGGCGGATGCGATGCTGTTTACTTCGGCGTCGAAGCTCTTAATATGCGTGCAAAAAACACGGTCACCTTTTCTCTCTCCGAGATCAACCGGGTCGCCGGGCAATGCCGCAAGGCCGGAATCCAAAGCTACCTCACACTCAATACAGTGCTCTATGACCACGAGCTGGACCAAGCCCGCCAAATCATTGATACCGCCAAACAATCCGGGATCAACGGTGTCATTGTGTCGGACATGGCTGCCCTGCTCTACTGCCATCAGCAGGGGCTCGAAGCGCATATCTCAACCCAGCTCTCGGTCTCCAATCTCGAATCCGTCCTTTTCTTCAGTCAGTATGCGGACCGTATTGTGCTGGCGCGCGAACTCTCTCTGGCACAGGTCGCGCATATTACGCGGGAAATTCAGACACGCCAACTAACCGGCCCTGCCGGACGTCTCCTGGAAATCGAGCTCTTTGCACACGGCGCCATGTGCGTTGCCGTCTCCGGCCGTTGTGCCATGTCACTTTATTTGCACAATGCATCGGCCAATCGCGGCCAATGTCTACAACCCTGCCGTCGCCAATACCGGGTTATGGATACGGAAGACAATTTAGAACTGGTATTGAATAACAACTATGTGATGAGCCCCAAAGATCTTAACACGATTCATATTCTTGATAAAATCGCAGCCAGCGGTGTTTCTGTTCTAAAAATCGAAGGCCGGACACGCTCAGCGGAGTATGTTTATTGGGTGACCAAGGCCTACCGTTCTGCGCTTGATGCCCTGGTTGCAGGCACGTATTCCCCCGCCCTTACCCAATCCCTCGAGCAAGATCTTAAAAAAATCTACCACCGCGGTTATGCGGAAGGATTTTATTTAGGAATGGATTCCAGCCAATGGTCGGGTAAACATGGTTCCCATGCCACTCATCGAAAAGTCTATTGCGGAAAGGTATTAAACTACTATCCCAAGGCTTTTGCTGCCTGGGTCAAAATCGAGGCCTGTGACCTGGCCAATGGCGATGAGATCATTATCATCGGTCCAACCACAGGCGTGGTGACATTTAAATTAGAAGGAATGCAAAAAGAGGATAAACCGATTTGCCGGGCCAAACCAGGTGAAGACGTAACCTTCAAAGTCCCGAAGCGTATCCGTACCAATGATAGGGTGCATATTTTTCGCGCCATCCCACCCACGCTCTAA
- a CDS encoding DUF523 and DUF1722 domain-containing protein: protein MVINVGISACLLGEKVRYDGGHKVDHYLKETWGQYVSWYPVCPEVECGLPVPREPMQLIRSPEGIRLKTRKSGRDHTKRMGKWMEEKLVKLEKEPLCGFVFKTKSPSSGMRGVRVVEGDKIYNNGIGIFAQAFMLLFPHLPIEDNARLQDPAVRENFMTRVFVYHRWLDYIVNDRSVKGLMAFHCRHRLLLMAHSPDLVPRLGRRMSALTGKNGEAGAHLSAGRNQLNQAVFMDYLGLLMQGLSMRTTIKKNTNVLYHILRCFEKKFSMDEKNAAVEVIENYYRGAISLVVPVTLLQHHLRRYPNNNLTGQHYLHPQPLELMLRNHV from the coding sequence AACATGGGGTCAGTATGTTTCCTGGTATCCAGTCTGTCCGGAAGTGGAATGCGGTCTTCCGGTTCCCAGAGAACCCATGCAGCTTATTCGCAGTCCGGAGGGCATTCGACTTAAAACCCGAAAATCAGGCCGGGATCACACAAAACGCATGGGAAAATGGATGGAAGAGAAACTGGTGAAGTTGGAAAAAGAGCCGCTATGCGGGTTCGTGTTCAAAACCAAATCGCCCAGCTCCGGTATGCGGGGGGTAAGAGTCGTTGAAGGCGATAAAATTTATAACAATGGCATAGGGATTTTTGCACAAGCATTCATGCTGCTGTTCCCCCATTTGCCAATAGAAGACAATGCCCGTTTGCAGGACCCTGCTGTAAGGGAGAATTTTATGACCCGGGTTTTTGTTTACCACCGTTGGCTGGACTATATCGTAAATGACCGTTCCGTAAAGGGTTTGATGGCTTTTCACTGCAGGCACAGATTGTTGCTGATGGCACATAGTCCGGACCTGGTTCCCAGGTTGGGGCGTAGGATGTCAGCTTTGACCGGAAAGAACGGGGAGGCGGGAGCCCACTTGTCGGCTGGGAGAAATCAGCTGAACCAAGCCGTGTTTATGGATTATTTGGGGTTACTCATGCAGGGATTGTCCATGCGTACAACGATTAAGAAGAATACCAACGTTTTATATCATATTTTAAGGTGTTTTGAAAAAAAGTTTTCTATGGATGAAAAAAATGCGGCCGTTGAGGTCATTGAAAATTATTATCGCGGTGCTATTTCCCTGGTTGTTCCCGTGACGCTGCTTCAGCATCACTTGCGCCGGTATCCGAATAACAATTTGACAGGTCAACACTATCTTCATCCCCAGCCGCTGGAATTGATGCTGCGTAATCATGTTTGA
- a CDS encoding vitamin B12-dependent ribonucleotide reductase, producing MSQSSATDLKLPINSIRVLERRYLAKNDKGKITETPHKLFRRVANNIASPDRIYDPQADISAVSDKFFNLMTDLEFLPNSPTLMNAGRDLQQLSACFVLPIEDSMESIFETVKNAALIHKSGGGTGFSFSRIRPQNSRVRSTNGCASGPVSFMKVFNASTEAVKQGGTRRGANMAILRVDHPDILQFIHCKQDTQELTNFNISVALTDPFMQALEKDQDFDLIHPKTQEKAGRLNAKKVFDQIVKNAWQTGEPGIVFIDHINADNPTPHLGNIESTNPCGEQPLLPYEACNLGSINLSIMITETDGLKVVDYARLKRVVRSAAHFLDNVIDVSAFPLQKIDDLVKTNRKIGLGVMGFADMLLKLGVPYNSERALQIAENIMKFIQDESKQMSRELAQKRGPFPAFGESLYAKNGERPLRNATTTTIAPTGTISIIAGVSSGIEPLFAVSFVRNVMDNDKLIEVNPVFKQTAVFHGFDSPELMQEIAAKGTVHGINGVPDDIQNIFVTAHDITPLWHVRMQAAFQKYTDNAVSKTVNFSKKANTQDVDEVFRKAFQSGCKGVTIYRDGSRENQVLSVSGSASQQDTEELHKLEPRKRPDVIQGSTYKMRTGCGNLYITLNNDETGLFEIFTQMGKSGGCAASQSEAISRLVSMALRADVNPEAIIKNLRGIRCPNPAWAEGGMVLSCPDAIGLAIERYLKWRQGDESTVKLSGSLDALDRLTGACPECGGAIEHEGGCMVCRACGFSRCS from the coding sequence ATGTCCCAATCATCTGCCACTGATTTAAAACTCCCCATCAACTCCATCCGCGTTCTTGAACGCCGCTATCTTGCAAAGAATGACAAAGGAAAAATCACCGAAACACCCCATAAATTATTCCGACGCGTGGCAAACAACATTGCATCCCCCGATCGGATTTACGACCCCCAGGCAGATATTTCCGCTGTTTCCGATAAATTTTTCAACCTGATGACTGATCTTGAATTTTTGCCCAATTCCCCCACACTCATGAATGCAGGCCGTGATCTCCAGCAGCTCTCTGCCTGCTTTGTCCTCCCGATTGAGGACAGTATGGAATCAATTTTCGAAACCGTTAAAAACGCAGCCTTGATCCACAAAAGCGGCGGCGGAACAGGCTTCTCTTTCTCCCGCATCCGGCCACAAAATTCACGGGTACGCTCCACTAACGGTTGTGCCAGCGGCCCGGTATCTTTTATGAAAGTTTTCAACGCTTCAACCGAAGCTGTCAAACAAGGCGGGACACGACGGGGCGCCAACATGGCAATTCTACGGGTCGATCATCCCGACATCCTTCAATTCATCCACTGCAAGCAGGACACGCAGGAACTGACCAATTTTAACATCAGTGTTGCCTTAACAGATCCTTTTATGCAGGCATTGGAAAAAGATCAAGACTTTGATCTCATTCATCCTAAGACGCAGGAAAAAGCCGGCCGGCTCAATGCCAAAAAAGTCTTTGACCAAATCGTAAAAAATGCCTGGCAAACAGGCGAACCGGGGATTGTTTTTATCGATCATATCAATGCAGACAACCCAACGCCGCACCTGGGTAATATCGAGAGCACCAATCCTTGTGGTGAGCAGCCCTTGCTGCCATACGAAGCCTGCAATCTCGGTTCCATCAATCTTTCTATCATGATTACAGAGACCGATGGTCTCAAGGTTGTTGATTATGCCAGATTAAAACGCGTCGTTCGCTCAGCCGCTCACTTCCTGGATAATGTCATTGATGTCTCTGCCTTTCCGCTGCAAAAGATTGATGACCTGGTTAAAACCAACCGGAAAATTGGGCTGGGGGTTATGGGCTTCGCGGATATGCTGCTCAAGCTCGGCGTTCCTTACAATTCCGAAAGAGCGCTCCAAATTGCTGAAAACATCATGAAATTCATTCAGGACGAGAGCAAACAAATGTCGCGCGAACTGGCGCAAAAACGTGGGCCCTTCCCTGCCTTTGGCGAGAGTCTGTATGCCAAAAACGGCGAACGGCCGTTGCGCAATGCCACCACAACCACCATCGCGCCCACCGGAACGATCAGTATTATTGCGGGTGTGAGTTCAGGTATTGAGCCGTTGTTCGCCGTCTCGTTTGTACGCAATGTCATGGACAATGATAAACTCATTGAAGTTAACCCGGTATTCAAACAGACCGCAGTTTTTCACGGATTTGACTCTCCTGAGTTAATGCAGGAAATCGCTGCCAAGGGTACTGTTCATGGGATTAATGGGGTTCCGGACGATATCCAGAATATTTTTGTAACCGCCCATGATATTACACCGCTCTGGCATGTGCGTATGCAGGCGGCATTCCAAAAATATACTGACAATGCCGTTTCCAAAACCGTCAACTTTTCCAAAAAAGCCAACACCCAAGATGTGGATGAAGTTTTCCGCAAAGCATTTCAAAGCGGATGCAAGGGTGTCACCATTTATCGCGATGGCAGCCGTGAAAACCAGGTTTTATCTGTGAGTGGCTCCGCTTCCCAGCAAGATACGGAAGAACTTCATAAGCTTGAACCGCGTAAACGACCTGATGTTATCCAGGGTTCTACGTATAAAATGAGGACCGGTTGCGGCAATCTCTATATCACATTAAACAATGATGAAACCGGTCTATTCGAGATCTTTACCCAGATGGGAAAATCAGGCGGCTGCGCAGCCTCTCAGTCAGAAGCCATCTCACGGTTGGTATCCATGGCATTGCGCGCGGATGTCAATCCGGAAGCAATCATAAAAAATTTACGCGGTATTCGCTGTCCGAATCCTGCATGGGCTGAAGGGGGCATGGTCCTCTCCTGCCCCGATGCGATCGGTCTGGCGATCGAACGCTATCTTAAATGGCGGCAGGGTGATGAGAGCACGGTCAAACTCTCTGGAAGTTTAGATGCGCTGGACCGTCTCACCGGAGCTTGTCCGGAATGCGGCGGTGCGATCGAGCACGAGGGTGGCTGTATGGTCTGTCGTGCCTGCGGCTTCTCCCGCTGCAGCTAA
- a CDS encoding DUF4105 domain-containing protein: MHWLQQLKRWKNLVFALCFFIPVIIYSAIQPSNHRDWSEDQTILSQAVFEGDQVKISNIRNVTYQSVSDYAVSHYDKTVHLNNIESAWYVCEPFSSWRGLAHTFISFEFSGNDYIAISVEIRKEKGESFSPIKGMLKQFEIMYVVGDEKDLIKLRTQYRRDEVFLYPLTLEKKTLRQLFVLMLKKANALHEHPEFYHTFTNTCATTIVGHINEIIPGRIPFHFNILFPGYSDDLFYQLGLVDTQLPFSEYRDFHKINSRADAYADDPAFSIFIRKFNE; this comes from the coding sequence ATGCATTGGTTGCAACAACTAAAACGCTGGAAAAACTTGGTCTTTGCCTTATGTTTTTTTATTCCGGTTATTATTTATAGCGCAATTCAACCTTCCAATCATCGCGACTGGTCCGAAGATCAGACAATCCTTTCACAGGCTGTGTTTGAGGGTGACCAGGTGAAAATCAGCAATATCCGCAATGTCACATACCAATCAGTATCTGATTATGCTGTTTCTCACTATGATAAAACCGTCCATTTAAATAATATCGAATCAGCCTGGTATGTCTGCGAACCTTTTTCATCCTGGCGGGGTTTGGCACACACTTTCATCAGCTTTGAATTTTCCGGCAATGATTACATTGCCATTTCCGTCGAGATACGCAAAGAGAAAGGCGAATCTTTTTCACCCATCAAGGGAATGCTCAAACAATTTGAAATCATGTACGTAGTAGGCGATGAAAAAGACCTGATCAAACTTCGTACTCAGTACCGGCGCGATGAGGTATTCCTCTATCCCCTCACACTTGAAAAAAAAACCCTCCGTCAATTATTCGTTCTCATGCTGAAAAAAGCCAACGCGCTGCATGAGCATCCCGAGTTCTACCACACCTTCACCAACACCTGTGCCACGACAATTGTGGGCCACATCAACGAAATCATCCCGGGCCGGATTCCTTTTCATTTTAATATTCTTTTTCCGGGATATTCGGATGATCTTTTCTACCAACTCGGACTTGTTGACACCCAACTCCCATTTTCCGAATACCGTGATTTCCATAAAATCAATTCGCGCGCCGATGCCTACGCAGACGATCCCGCCTTCTCAATTTTCATTCGAAAATTCAACGAATAA
- a CDS encoding metallophosphoesterase — MKIAQLTDLHVSKYGIRMTQFRKIGRDRAARDKGWRTVWKSDGWRIDIRHAERRLRFYDALRLVDDDGYIHEIIKVKNGGTVDAVLKKLHHRRVIHSRTCHAYLAKHCPTDKTIEYLLKEDPNNENIQFCAVAKTLMKDKPDWIIITGDVTDDGVGYDLVQAGFQQYIKKKRLVCIPGNHDIYATSPVFKEKPLRRSVRQKRKDWEVFADSLGIPKQGGYVLDLGSEVVLACFDTCQPSHVPGSASGLLPLHQIHAVEMQLKERKNHTVRLACMHHPIINMQYHGLNFPLFQPGMRLRNAKRVYPLMAKMGFSLVMYGHQHAGYIFQPAEGPVFMSAPSSTYGCRSGASPFYWSVEVDRKGIHKMTQKRIGLLERMYK, encoded by the coding sequence ATGAAGATTGCACAATTAACGGATTTGCATGTTTCTAAATACGGTATTCGTATGACCCAGTTTAGGAAAATTGGGCGCGACCGCGCAGCCCGGGACAAAGGATGGCGGACAGTATGGAAGTCCGACGGCTGGCGGATTGATATACGTCATGCCGAACGCCGCTTGCGATTTTATGATGCGTTGCGCCTGGTTGATGATGATGGGTATATTCATGAGATTATAAAAGTGAAAAACGGTGGTACGGTAGATGCCGTGCTCAAAAAATTACATCATCGCAGAGTTATCCATAGTCGTACTTGTCATGCTTATTTGGCAAAGCATTGTCCAACCGATAAAACCATTGAATATCTTTTAAAAGAAGATCCCAACAATGAAAACATTCAGTTTTGTGCTGTTGCAAAAACCCTGATGAAGGATAAACCCGATTGGATTATTATCACCGGCGATGTGACGGATGACGGTGTTGGCTATGATCTGGTACAAGCCGGTTTTCAACAGTATATTAAAAAAAAGCGGCTTGTTTGTATTCCAGGCAATCATGATATTTATGCAACCTCGCCGGTTTTTAAGGAGAAGCCGCTGCGACGCAGCGTCCGTCAGAAGCGTAAAGATTGGGAAGTATTTGCGGATAGCCTGGGTATACCGAAACAGGGAGGGTATGTTTTAGATCTCGGGTCGGAGGTGGTTTTGGCCTGCTTTGACACCTGTCAACCTTCACATGTGCCGGGCAGTGCGTCGGGGTTACTTCCGCTGCATCAAATTCATGCGGTTGAAATGCAATTGAAAGAAAGAAAAAATCATACCGTCCGGTTGGCATGTATGCACCATCCGATTATCAATATGCAGTACCATGGGTTGAATTTTCCGCTTTTTCAACCGGGGATGCGGTTGCGGAATGCCAAACGGGTTTATCCCCTGATGGCGAAAATGGGGTTCTCGCTGGTGATGTATGGACATCAGCATGCCGGTTATATTTTTCAACCGGCGGAAGGACCCGTTTTTATGAGTGCGCCTTCCAGCACTTATGGATGCCGCTCCGGTGCCAGTCCGTTCTATTGGAGCGTTGAGGTGGATCGGAAAGGGATTCATAAAATGACCCAAAAGCGTATTGGGCTTCTGGAACGCATGTATAAATAG